Proteins from a genomic interval of Pseudomonas versuta:
- a CDS encoding heavy metal translocating P-type ATPase, with protein MSDSIHTHHKPHAGHDHDHDHDHDHDHDHDHDHGKKDEHAGHGHSCCSAAEAPSVIKLSAAPTAGARLSSFRIEAMDCPTEQTLIQNKLGKLAGVQQLEFNLINRVLGVTHDLPSTEPIIAAIKSLGMQADSLESDTDAAGPVTPPASKHWWPLAVAGVGALAAEVLHFTDAAPTWVIALVALVSILSGGLTTYKKGWIALKNLNLNINALMSIAVTGAVLIGQWPEAAMVMFLFTVAELIEAKSLDRARNAIGGLMQMAPDKATVQQADGSWLEREVKDVELGAIVRVRPGERIGLDGEVVAGSSTIDQAPITGESLPIEKTVGDKIFAGTINQAGSLEYRVTAAASNSTLARIIHAVEQAQGARAPTQRFVDSFAKIYTPVVFIFALAVAVIPPLFMGGVWFDWIYRALVLLVVACPCALVISTPVTIVSGLAAAARKGILVKGGVYLESGHKLDFLALDKTGTITHGKPVQTDYLPLDPLVTESAVLLAASLATRSDHPVSLAVANAAVDKNLTLRAVDNFTALAGRGVRGEIDGKVYHLGNHRLVEELNLCSPALEEKLFALEKQGKTVILLCDSSGPLALFAVADTVKESSREAIRELHELGIKTLMLTGDNPHTASAIAAQVGIDQAQGNLLPDDKLKAIEALYAQGHHVGMVGDGINDAPALARAEIGFAMAAAGTDTAIETADVALMDDDLRKIPAFIRLSRQTSSILKQNIALALVIKGIFLAVTFLGMATMWMAVFADMGVSLLVVFNGLRLLRK; from the coding sequence ATGAGCGATTCCATTCACACCCACCACAAGCCCCATGCTGGCCACGATCACGATCACGATCACGATCACGATCACGATCACGATCACGATCACGATCATGGCAAGAAAGATGAGCATGCCGGCCATGGGCACAGCTGCTGCTCTGCAGCCGAGGCCCCGAGCGTAATCAAGCTCAGCGCTGCCCCTACGGCGGGCGCCCGCTTGAGCAGCTTTCGTATCGAAGCCATGGACTGCCCCACCGAGCAAACCCTGATCCAGAACAAGCTGGGCAAGCTGGCGGGCGTGCAGCAACTGGAATTCAACCTGATCAATCGGGTGTTGGGTGTGACCCACGACTTGCCGTCGACTGAACCCATCATCGCGGCCATCAAATCCCTGGGCATGCAGGCCGACTCGCTGGAGTCGGACACTGATGCGGCCGGCCCCGTAACCCCGCCTGCCAGCAAACACTGGTGGCCGCTGGCCGTGGCCGGTGTCGGTGCACTGGCGGCTGAAGTGCTGCATTTTACCGATGCCGCGCCGACCTGGGTGATTGCACTGGTGGCTTTGGTGTCGATCCTCAGCGGCGGCCTGACCACCTACAAAAAGGGCTGGATTGCCCTGAAAAACCTCAACCTGAACATCAACGCGCTGATGAGCATTGCCGTGACCGGTGCCGTGCTGATCGGCCAATGGCCAGAAGCTGCCATGGTGATGTTCCTGTTTACCGTGGCCGAATTGATCGAAGCCAAATCCCTGGACCGGGCGCGCAACGCCATCGGCGGCCTGATGCAAATGGCGCCGGACAAGGCCACCGTGCAACAGGCTGATGGCAGCTGGCTGGAACGTGAGGTTAAAGACGTCGAACTGGGCGCCATCGTGCGCGTACGCCCCGGCGAGCGCATCGGCCTGGACGGCGAAGTGGTGGCGGGCAGTTCGACCATCGATCAGGCGCCGATCACCGGTGAAAGCCTGCCGATCGAGAAAACCGTCGGCGACAAAATATTTGCCGGCACCATCAACCAGGCCGGCTCGCTGGAATACCGGGTCACTGCTGCGGCCAGCAATTCGACCCTGGCGCGGATCATCCACGCGGTAGAGCAAGCCCAGGGCGCCCGGGCTCCCACCCAGCGTTTTGTCGACAGCTTCGCCAAAATCTACACCCCGGTGGTGTTCATCTTTGCGTTGGCGGTAGCTGTGATTCCGCCACTGTTTATGGGTGGCGTATGGTTTGACTGGATCTATCGCGCCCTGGTGTTGCTGGTGGTGGCGTGCCCGTGTGCGCTGGTCATCTCGACCCCCGTGACCATTGTCAGCGGTCTGGCCGCTGCGGCACGCAAAGGGATTCTGGTGAAGGGCGGGGTGTACCTCGAAAGCGGTCACAAGCTGGATTTTCTGGCGCTGGATAAAACCGGCACCATCACCCACGGCAAGCCGGTGCAAACCGATTACTTGCCACTCGACCCGCTGGTGACCGAGAGCGCGGTGTTGCTGGCCGCGAGTCTGGCGACCCGCTCCGATCACCCGGTTTCCCTGGCGGTGGCCAATGCCGCTGTGGATAAAAACCTGACGCTGCGGGCTGTGGATAACTTCACCGCCCTGGCCGGGCGTGGTGTACGCGGTGAAATCGACGGCAAGGTTTATCACCTGGGTAACCATCGTCTGGTTGAGGAGTTGAACTTGTGCTCACCGGCACTGGAAGAAAAGCTCTTTGCCCTCGAGAAGCAGGGTAAAACCGTGATTTTGCTTTGCGACAGTTCCGGTCCGCTGGCCTTGTTCGCCGTGGCCGACACGGTCAAGGAGTCCAGTCGCGAAGCGATTCGCGAGTTGCATGAACTGGGGATCAAAACCCTGATGCTGACCGGTGACAACCCGCATACCGCCAGCGCCATCGCGGCCCAGGTGGGGATTGATCAGGCCCAGGGCAACTTGTTGCCCGACGACAAACTCAAGGCAATTGAAGCGCTGTATGCCCAGGGCCATCACGTTGGCATGGTCGGCGACGGGATCAACGACGCACCGGCACTGGCCCGCGCCGAAATTGGTTTTGCCATGGCGGCTGCCGGTACAGATACCGCGATTGAAACCGCCGATGTCGCCCTGATGGACGACGATCTGCGCAAAATCCCGGCGTTCATTCGTCTGTCACGTCAGACCTCCAGCATCCTCAAACAAAACATTGCCCTGGCATTGGTCATCAAAGGGATCTTCCTTGCGGTAACCTTCCTGGGTATGGCCACCATGTGGATGGCCGTGTTTGCCGACATGGGCGTGAGCCTGTTGGTGGTGTTCAACGGTTTGCGCCTGCTGCGCAAATAG
- a CDS encoding LysR family transcriptional regulator, protein MLSAELKAFYRVAQLGSITQAAKKLGLSQPTVTTQIRQLESQYAVELFYRGGRRLTLSDDGVRLLPMVKALIQQEADIEFFLRNSGHGTGTLRIAATAPYYILDLVKTFRERLPQIEVSVDIGNSQQVLEALDEYRVDIAASSQLVDDPRLIRRVLGTDPLVLAVHRNHPLAKFDHVRLSALAGHCLLMREQGSTTRKLTEQLLAGAGVGFGPLLEIGSRESIREAVLRNIGISIIARQEVPHDPQLRVLTLEGAPQIAEYLYCLKERKSARLPAAFLGLAQEMAPA, encoded by the coding sequence GTGCTGAGTGCCGAGCTGAAAGCGTTTTACCGGGTGGCCCAATTGGGCAGCATTACTCAGGCAGCGAAAAAGCTCGGGCTTAGCCAGCCGACCGTGACCACGCAGATCCGTCAGCTCGAAAGCCAATACGCGGTGGAGCTGTTTTACCGCGGCGGTCGGCGCCTGACCCTCAGCGATGACGGTGTGCGTTTGCTGCCGATGGTCAAGGCGCTGATCCAGCAAGAAGCCGACATAGAATTCTTTTTGCGCAATAGCGGTCATGGCACCGGCACCCTGCGCATCGCCGCCACCGCCCCGTACTACATCCTCGATCTGGTGAAAACCTTTCGCGAGCGCCTGCCGCAAATTGAAGTGTCGGTGGATATCGGCAATTCGCAGCAAGTGCTCGAAGCGCTGGACGAATACCGGGTGGATATCGCCGCCTCCTCGCAACTGGTGGATGACCCGAGGCTGATTCGCCGGGTGCTGGGGACCGATCCGCTGGTGCTGGCGGTGCATCGCAACCACCCGCTGGCCAAGTTCGATCACGTGCGGCTCAGCGCGCTGGCCGGGCATTGTCTGCTGATGCGCGAGCAGGGTTCGACTACCCGCAAACTCACCGAGCAATTACTTGCCGGCGCCGGTGTCGGCTTTGGTCCACTGCTGGAAATCGGTAGCCGGGAGTCGATCCGCGAGGCGGTGTTGCGCAACATCGGCATCAGCATCATCGCCCGCCAGGAAGTGCCCCACGATCCGCAACTGCGGGTGCTGACCCTCGAAGGTGCGCCGCAAATAGCTGAATACCTGTACTGCCTCAAAGAGCGCAAATCTGCGCGTCTGCCGGCGGCCTTTTTGGGGCTGGCGCAGGAAATGGCTCCGGCCTGA